GTCTCACCGGCGGAAGTTTCCCTTCCACCTTTTAAGATTACCCTCGCAGCGCATGCTAGTTTCATGTTGCCGTGTGAGCCCAGTGCCACCTTAACCCTCGCTGTGGGGTGAGAACCAGCTGTGAACCGGGTTTGCCTAACTTGCCTGGCTTTTTATGTGGAGAGCCGACCCAACGTTCATCAGAAAAGGCTGTTGTGGTGCGGTGGCCGGGATTTGAACCCGGGTCACCGGCTTGGAAGGCCGGTGTCCTAGACCAGGCTAGACTACCACCGCGCAGAAAGTGGTGGGGCGAGGGGGATTTGAACCCCCGACACCCGGATCTTCAGTCCGGCGCTCTCCCAGGCTGAGCTACCGCCCCACGCCCAAAGATAAAAGGCCGGAGCGAATTTATAAATCTTGCGGTGAGCCGAAAGCAGACCCACCTTGGGAAGGAATCCGTGAGGCGGCACTATACCCTTGGTTCAACAGCGTAGACCGTCTCGTCCTCTCTAATACCATCGATGAGTCCCCTGTGCCGCCTCACGCAGCTCTCGCACTCGCCGCAGTGTATGGGCTTTCCATCCCTTGTGAAGCCCTTCGGCATATAGCAGGAGCTGGAGTACTCGTACTTGGCGCCAAGCTCCTTTAAACGTTTAGCTATGCCCCTCTTGTCGAGGTCTATTAGCGGGGCGACGACCTTCACGTCTGCCATTGTTCCGTATTTCAGCATCTCGTTCATCTTTTCGACAAACTCTGAAGTGTTGTCCGGAAAAGTTGCCCCCTCCTCGGCGTTGAAGCCGACTATTATATCGCCCCCGCCGAGCGCATCGAGGAGCGAAGCCGCTAAGCTTATCAGCACGACGTTTCTCGCCGGAATCCAGACGCTTTTTGCTGTTTCTTTGGCCCTCTCAAAATTCTCAAGCTCTTCTCTAGTAACCTTCGGTGTCTCCCCCCCAACGAGCGTCGTTCCCCTCAGCTTTGAGAACTCCTCAAGAAAGTCGAGGCGGACTATCTTCAATGGAACATCCAGCTCCTTCGAGAAGAACTCCGCGACCCTGTTCGTAACGCGCTCCTCGTTGCTTCCGTAGTTGGCGGTGACCATTATGACCTCGTCGTAGTTTCTCTTCGCCCAGTAGAGGCAGGCGGTACTGTCAAGCCCACCCGAGAACAAAACCACCGCGCGCTTCATGGTATCACCCCTAGATTAAAGTTGGGCCGGCGATTAAAAACTTACTCCAGCGCTAGGCCGACTATCTCTTCCACACTCGAAAAGCCCTCGCTTTTGAGGTATCCAGTTATCCCCTCGTTTATCTCCCGGAATACTCCCCATCCCCGGAGTGAGACGGCTGTACCAACCTGAAGGGCCGAGGCTCCGGCGAGGAGAAACTCAACCGCGTCCCACCACGTCGTTATACCCCCAATTCCTATCACCGGGATTTCAAGTGTTCTCGCGAGGTCGTAGACGGCCCTCAAGGCGACGGGCTTCACTCCGGGCCCCGAATAGCCTCCGACCCTGTTGCTCAGTATCGGCCTCCTCGCGTAGACGTCTATGGCTATCGCCTTCAGCGTGTTTATGGCGGAGACCGCATCTGCCCCCGCTTTTTCGGCTGCAAGACCGAGCTTCGTTATGTCGTTCGTGTTCGGAGTCAGCTTCGCTATCACTGGCCTGTCAGTGGCGTCTTTAATTGCCCTGACCACCTCGTAGACGTTCTCCGGTTTCTGGCCTATTTCCATGCCGTAGCCCTTTGCATGGGGACAGCTGAGGTTGAGCTCGAAGGCGTCCGCAACGTCACTTAGCTTCTCGGCCAAAAAGGCAAACTCCTCTGGTGTCCCTCCGAAAATCGAGACGATCAGCGGGAAGTCGAAGGTGAAGCCTTCAACCATCTCAAGGAAGCCCTTCCAGCCGGGGTTCGGCAGTCCCATCGCGTTTATCAATCCATAGGGGAGCTCCACGATCGTTGGGTTGGCATAACCCTTCCTCGGCTCGATTCCGATGGATTTGGTGATCACCCCCCCCGCACCTTCCTTATACGCTCTAATCCACTGCTCCGGAACCTTGTCATCTATCCCCGATGCGAGAAGAAGGGGGTTCTTAAGGTCAACTCCAAGAAGTTTGACTTTTAATGACGGCATCTTCGCACCTCACTAGGGAATGGGGTGATTATATTAAGGTTTTCTCCCTTCCCGGAGTTCCATACGCACGTCTTCGTCCATGAGTATGAAAAGCGCTAGTCCCGAAAGGAGCGTCAGGCTTACGGCGGCCAGTGAGAAGATGGATATTACCCAGATTATCCCGAATATAAGGTCGAGGAGGGCAACGTAGGCACCCCCATCAACGGCAATGCCGTTTCCGAGGTATACTCCGGCTGCGAAGAGTATGTGAAACGTTCCTATGAGAACAAAGCCGGGAAACATATACTGCTCCCCATAGCTCAGAACGGCGAGACCGTAGAAGTAAATTGAGAGAAGGAGAAAAAATGAGACGACGATTAGTCTAGGCCTCATTTCCGAGTTCCTCCACCGGGAGCCTCATTCTGGAAGCGGCTAACAGGAGCCCGATTCCAATCAGAGTAACGGCCAGGAAAATCGCCATCCCCGTCCCTACCCCGCTCACTAGGAGGAACATAACGTTGGGTGCCACTGCGTTGGCGGAGTTTGAGATGAGGCCGAGTGCAAAGCTGGCGTCGGGGTAGACCTCCTTGGAATAGGCCGCCGGTGCGGTCGTCCAGAACGCTGGTCCGGTACCCTGCACTATCCCCGTTACCGCCAAACCGAGCAGAAGTGCGCTGTAATCTCCCGAGGAGAATCCCTTCCATACAAGAAGCAGCCCCAGGAACGTTACCGCGTACGAAATGCTCATGACGCTGACTATCGCCTTGAATAGACCACGGTTGCTACTGTTCTTGACTGATAAGCGGTATCCGAGGTACCCCATGATTATCGACCACACACCAAGGGACACCTCAAGGGAGGTCAGGAGTGTTGAGATCTGGGCGCCGCTGAAGGGTGCGTGTTTAACCGTGAACGAGCCTATGGTGAATATTATCCACAGTGCGGGGAAGAACGTGAAGCCGAAAACCCACGTGAACGGCATCCTCCAGACGCTTACGCTGCTCGTCCGTGATGTGCTCTTGGGGATTTCAAAGTCCTCGACGAGGAACCACCAAACCGCGAGCATCAGGTACATGATGACTGCTGATATAATAAATACCCTTTGAATGGCGCCCCAGTCCGAGCTGTTCGGTGCAAGCCAGCCCGCAAGGTGAACTCCGTAGAGCCCACCCCAGAATATTCCCGATAGTATTATGCCCTTTGCAAACGGTCTCCCCGCGAGGAAGAGCCTGGCGATCTGGTTGCTGAAGACCGCGATGAGGGCCACGATGAACCCCTGGAAGAACCTCAGGGCAACCACCACCCACCAGTTCCCGACGAACGGGATTATAAACTGGGGCACCGCAGCGAAACTGACTATAAGAGCGACGCTCCTTTTGAACGAGCCTTTGAAGAGGTTAGTCCCTCCAAGCAGAAACGCAACAAAGAGACCAACAACGTAAGCGTCCTGCTGGTAGCTGAGTGCTGAACCGCTGATTCCGTAGTGAATTATAACCGCGTCTTTAAACCTCTCCAGCATGTGCATCGTACCGAATCCTGCCGCGAGAAGAATCGTGTTCAGTATGACGGTCATCCACCTGCTGTTTTTCATGTCAGCACCTCCTTTATTACATCATGTCATATCCTGCCTTTTCATATCCTGCCTTTCTACATCCCGAAGGGCAACAATAACCTCAAATCTCCGAGAGGGCGTTCCTCATCCTCTCCATGGCTTCTACAAGCTGGTCCTTCTTGGTCGCGTAGCTTATCCTTATCCACCCTTCCCCCTGCTTTCCGAAGGCGGTACCGGGGATAACGACGACTCCGGCCTTCTCAAGGAGCCAGTTTGCGAAGTCTTCGCTGCTCATATCGAGCTCCGGGTCAATCTTGGCCCACACATAGAAGGCTCCCTTGGGCTTGAATGGAGTTATGTGGGGCATGTTAAGAAGATTTTTAACGACTATCTTCCTCCTCTCCGCGTAGGTTCTGCGCATCTCCTCAAGTCCCGCCCAGCTGCGGCTGTCCCTGAGTGCTGTTATTCCGGCTATCTGGATGAAGGAAGCAACGTTTCCAATGACGTACGCGTGAAGTTTTATCATGTCCTTGATTATCTGATCCGGTGCTATTGTAAAGCCCAGCCTCCAGCCCGTCATGGCGAACGTCTTTGAGAAGCTGTTGGCTAGGATCGTGTTATCCGGGGCGTACTTTACCATCGGGTAGTGCTTGGCCCCCTCATAAAGGAAGTGTTCATAAGGCTCGTCGCTGAGTATGTAGAGGTTGTAATCCTCCGCAATATCAGCGAGGGCCTTTACGTCCTGTTTTTTCATAACGGCTCCGGTGGGGTTGTTGGGGTAGTTCACCACCAGCATCCTGGTGCGCTTGGTTATTGTCTCCACGAGCTCATCAGGGTCAACGCGGAAACCGTTCTCTTCCCTCAGGGGGATGCGAATTATCCCCGCCTCCGCTATCTTGGCGTCTTCCACGTAGCAGACGAAAGCGGGATCCGGGATTATGACGTCGTCCCCTTCCTCAAGAAGTGACTGAAACGCTAGGTACGTCCCCTCGTACGCACCCGCCGTTACGATGATGTTGTCTGGATGAACGTCGATCTTATAAAAATCGCTGTAATACTCCGCGATCGCCTCACGGAACTCCGGAATCCCCGCGTTTGGGGTGTAATGAGTGTATCCTTCGTCCAGGGCCCTTTTGGCGGCGTCCTTTATGACCCCCGGAGTGTCGAAGTCGGGCTCTCCAATCCCTAGGGAAATAACGTTCTTCATCTTCCTTGCCTTTTCAAAGAGCTCCCTAATCTTTGAGCGCTGAAGCAGGTTTATCCTGCCGGCCATAAAGTACTTACGCTTTTTGTATCTCATGAGCATCACCCCTTAAGCACGCAGAGATTAGAGCACTATTTTATAAATCTATCCTGTATGTGACCCAGTTCATCCCCAATTTTGCCTATAAAACTTCAACGAGAGCCGCGTTTTCAAAAAAAGTTTTCGCTTCTTCTCTCCTGCATTCAGCAGGCGGCATCTTCTTCAGGTTGAATTCCCTCATGAATTCCATGCACTCCTCCTCACTTCCAAAGAAAACCAGGTAGTTCTCACCCCTCCTCACACCTACCCTCTCTATAGCATCCTTTATCTGAAGTGTTCCCGCAAGGCGCAGGAGCAACTCACCTCCTGGAGTCTTCGCATGATTCGTTCCCCTCTCAAAGGAGTGCAGGGTCAGAACCGCCGCGAACCTAACCACCTCGTCGCAGGGGGCCCTTACAACCTGTATCTTCCCACCAAGGCGTGGAATTATTCTCCCGACCTCATCCACCAGCACTCTGACTATGCATACGTTGCTCCAAGTGCTTCCCATTACACACCCCTCGGAGAGATGCGTTCCGTGCCGTTAAAACGCTTTCCTTTCTCTATTTTCAGCCTTTTTAAATGATTTTTTGTGTATCAAAAAGTTATTAAAAATTTTTTTAAAATCATAATATGCTGATAATATTAAGCAAGCGCAAAGTATTTAACTAATTAAAGCACTATCTATTTCAGCGGCTTAGTGGATTGGGTGGTGCAGTAATGACCAAGATGCGTATCATCAGTGTACAGCTCCCGCAGGGACTCATAAACGCCATGGATCAGCTTGTTAAGAGGGGTGCTTACCCAAACAGGAGCGAGATAATACGGGAGGCTATTCGTGAGCTCCTAAAGAGAGAGCTCTACCAGCTGGAAACTGAAGAACGGTCAATGCCTGACTACGTGCTGAAATAAGCCCTGGACTAAGCTTGCTCAAATAAGTCCTTGAATCATATCCTCCAATAATCGGTCCGAATGAATGAGGGGGTTGGGAAAATGGTGTTTAAGCTCTTGGAGCAGGCAGGGATTGACCTGAATCTAGACGATGAGAAACCAAAGGCAAAGATAGAGGGGTTCTCGGACGAGAACCTTGCTGATCTGATAAAAATAGCCATTGTGGGCGTTGGTGGTTCCGGGAACAACACGATAACCAGACTCTACGAACTCGGGGTTCAGGGGGCGGAGCTCATAGCTATGAACACGGACGCCCAGCATCTCGCCAGGATCAAAGCCCATAAAAAGCTCCTCCTCGGACGGGAGATCACCCAGGGGAAGGGCTCCGGGGGAGACCCTGAGGTGGGGTATCGGGCTGCCGAGGCAAGCGCTCACGAGATCGCCGAGACCATAGGGGACGTTGACTTGGTATTTATAACGGCCGGTATGGGTAATGGTACTGGTACGGGGGCTGCCCCGGTTATTGCGAAGGTTATAAAGGAGCGTGCCAGGCACAACGGTCGCTTTAGGGAACCGCTCGTCGTCAGTGTTGTAACCTATCCTTTCAGGAACGAGGGTAAGATAAGGATTGAGAAGGCCAAGGCCGGCATAAAGGCCCTCATGTACTACTCCGACACCGTCATCATAATCGAGAACGACAAGCTCCTCAAGCTCGTTCCGAAGCTCCCGATAAACGCGGCCTTCCGCTTCGCCGACGAGATAATAGCCAGGATGGTCAAGGGCATCACCGAGACCATAAAGCTCCCGTCCATGGTCAACATCGACTTCGCCGACGTTTACAGCGTTATGCACAACGGTGGTGCGGCACTCATTGGAATCGGTGAGAGTGATTCCAGTAACAGAGCGGTTGATGCGGTCAAGAACGCCCTTGAGAACAAGATGCTTGAGGTCGAGTACGGCAGCGGCGACAAGGCTCTGGTTCACTTTACAACCGGTCCGGACGTCAGTCTGGGTGAGATAAGCGCCGCTATGGACATAGTCTACGAGAAGCTCGGTGAGAAATCGGAGATAAAATGGGGTGCGAGGATAGACGAGGATATGGGCAAGGTCGTCCGCGCCATGGTCATAATGACGGGCGTTAAGTCTCCCAACATCCTGGGCGGTGAACATGCCCTGCGCGTCGGCGACAGATTTAAGGACAACATAATCACCCCCATAGACGCCAAGCCGTTTAAGAGCACCGATAAAGGATTTGAGAGCTCGTTCGGCGACATCGCTAGGAACAAGAAAGGCGAGATACCTGTCCACGCCAAGCGGGCGCTTGAAGGTTTTCTCGACCTTACCTGATTTTCGTTCTTTTTAACCCTCACAGGTGATTTTATGGCAGTGGTAATTAGCGTAGCGAACCAGAAAGGCGGTGTTGGAAAAACCACCCTGACAATGAACCTCGGTTGTGCACTGGCCTCAAAGGGAAAACGCGTTCTCCTCGTTGACATCGACCCTCAGTTCAACCTTACCTTTGGTCTCATTGGCATGGAGGTTTTGAACTACGAGAACAGCAACGTTGGCACACTGATGACGCGTGAGAGCGAGATCAACGACGCAATAGTGGAGATCAGCAATGACCTTCATCTGCTCCCCAGCCATCTAAACCTCTCTGTTAAGGAGATAGAGATAATAAACGCGTACAACCGGGAACGGCGGCTGGAGAAGGCCCTTACTCCGGTTTTACCGGACTATGACTACGTCCTAATAGACAACCCGCCCAGCATGGGCATATTCTTGGTCAACTCCCTGACGGCATCCGATTACGTTCTCATACCCCTGGAGCTCAGCTACTTCGGCGTCATCGGGATGCAGCTCATGTTCAACCTCATGCGCATGATCCGCGAGGAAACCAACGAGAACCTGAAGCTCCTCGGCCTCGTTCCAAACAAGTTCACAAGGCAGACCAAAGTTCCAAAGACCCGTCTAAAGGAACTCAAGGAAGCGTACCCGGACGCCCCCATCTTAAAAACGATACCGAAGGCCATCGCACTTGAGAAGGCTCAGGGTAAGGGCATGAGCATATTTGAGTTTGAGAACGATGGAAGGGCTGCAAAGGCGTTTATGAAACTGGCAAGAGAGGTGGTAAGAATTGCCGAGGGATAAACTTCCCAAGCTGTTTGATGGTTCCGTTAACGAGCTCACCAAGCCCTCCCGTTTAAAGGCGGGGGACAGGTCCCGTAGCTCCCTTAAGTCCGAGAAGAAACAGAAAACCCTCTACGTTACACTGGACATGAACCGGAAGCTCATTGAACTTTACGGGGAGGAAGGCAGGAGACAGAGTACCATAGTTGAAGACGCCGTTAATCTCTACTACTACCTCAAAAAAGCGCTCGGTGAGAAGAAATTCAACGAACTCCTGAGTGCCGTTGGAAGGGAAGATCCGGAGTTCCTAGCGGAATATATCTCAAAACTCAGGGTTTAAGTTAATTAAGAGCCTTTCAGTCAGTCCGCTGGAATAAACGGTTAAAATCGACGGCATCATTCGCAGTAAGTTTCCACGATCCTTTCTATTATCTTACTCGTCTTTGCACGATCCTTCTTGTACAGGTAGGGTATCCTTATGACCTCCGCTTCTATCCCGTGTTTCCTGAGGTCCTCTTTCAGTCTTT
This window of the Thermococcus sp. genome carries:
- the queC gene encoding 7-cyano-7-deazaguanine synthase QueC, with protein sequence MKRAVVLFSGGLDSTACLYWAKRNYDEVIMVTANYGSNEERVTNRVAEFFSKELDVPLKIVRLDFLEEFSKLRGTTLVGGETPKVTREELENFERAKETAKSVWIPARNVVLISLAASLLDALGGGDIIVGFNAEEGATFPDNTSEFVEKMNEMLKYGTMADVKVVAPLIDLDKRGIAKRLKELGAKYEYSSSCYMPKGFTRDGKPIHCGECESCVRRHRGLIDGIREDETVYAVEPRV
- a CDS encoding dihydroorotate dehydrogenase, which codes for MPSLKVKLLGVDLKNPLLLASGIDDKVPEQWIRAYKEGAGGVITKSIGIEPRKGYANPTIVELPYGLINAMGLPNPGWKGFLEMVEGFTFDFPLIVSIFGGTPEEFAFLAEKLSDVADAFELNLSCPHAKGYGMEIGQKPENVYEVVRAIKDATDRPVIAKLTPNTNDITKLGLAAEKAGADAVSAINTLKAIAIDVYARRPILSNRVGGYSGPGVKPVALRAVYDLARTLEIPVIGIGGITTWWDAVEFLLAGASALQVGTAVSLRGWGVFREINEGITGYLKSEGFSSVEEIVGLALE
- a CDS encoding MFS transporter produces the protein MKNSRWMTVILNTILLAAGFGTMHMLERFKDAVIIHYGISGSALSYQQDAYVVGLFVAFLLGGTNLFKGSFKRSVALIVSFAAVPQFIIPFVGNWWVVVALRFFQGFIVALIAVFSNQIARLFLAGRPFAKGIILSGIFWGGLYGVHLAGWLAPNSSDWGAIQRVFIISAVIMYLMLAVWWFLVEDFEIPKSTSRTSSVSVWRMPFTWVFGFTFFPALWIIFTIGSFTVKHAPFSGAQISTLLTSLEVSLGVWSIIMGYLGYRLSVKNSSNRGLFKAIVSVMSISYAVTFLGLLLVWKGFSSGDYSALLLGLAVTGIVQGTGPAFWTTAPAAYSKEVYPDASFALGLISNSANAVAPNVMFLLVSGVGTGMAIFLAVTLIGIGLLLAASRMRLPVEELGNEA
- a CDS encoding aminotransferase class I/II-fold pyridoxal phosphate-dependent enzyme produces the protein MRYKKRKYFMAGRINLLQRSKIRELFEKARKMKNVISLGIGEPDFDTPGVIKDAAKRALDEGYTHYTPNAGIPEFREAIAEYYSDFYKIDVHPDNIIVTAGAYEGTYLAFQSLLEEGDDVIIPDPAFVCYVEDAKIAEAGIIRIPLREENGFRVDPDELVETITKRTRMLVVNYPNNPTGAVMKKQDVKALADIAEDYNLYILSDEPYEHFLYEGAKHYPMVKYAPDNTILANSFSKTFAMTGWRLGFTIAPDQIIKDMIKLHAYVIGNVASFIQIAGITALRDSRSWAGLEEMRRTYAERRKIVVKNLLNMPHITPFKPKGAFYVWAKIDPELDMSSEDFANWLLEKAGVVVIPGTAFGKQGEGWIRISYATKKDQLVEAMERMRNALSEI
- the cgi121 gene encoding KEOPS complex subunit Cgi121 produces the protein MGSTWSNVCIVRVLVDEVGRIIPRLGGKIQVVRAPCDEVVRFAAVLTLHSFERGTNHAKTPGGELLLRLAGTLQIKDAIERVGVRRGENYLVFFGSEEECMEFMREFNLKKMPPAECRREEAKTFFENAALVEVL
- a CDS encoding ribbon-helix-helix domain-containing protein, giving the protein MTKMRIISVQLPQGLINAMDQLVKRGAYPNRSEIIREAIRELLKRELYQLETEERSMPDYVLK
- the ftsZ gene encoding cell division protein FtsZ, whose amino-acid sequence is MVFKLLEQAGIDLNLDDEKPKAKIEGFSDENLADLIKIAIVGVGGSGNNTITRLYELGVQGAELIAMNTDAQHLARIKAHKKLLLGREITQGKGSGGDPEVGYRAAEASAHEIAETIGDVDLVFITAGMGNGTGTGAAPVIAKVIKERARHNGRFREPLVVSVVTYPFRNEGKIRIEKAKAGIKALMYYSDTVIIIENDKLLKLVPKLPINAAFRFADEIIARMVKGITETIKLPSMVNIDFADVYSVMHNGGAALIGIGESDSSNRAVDAVKNALENKMLEVEYGSGDKALVHFTTGPDVSLGEISAAMDIVYEKLGEKSEIKWGARIDEDMGKVVRAMVIMTGVKSPNILGGEHALRVGDRFKDNIITPIDAKPFKSTDKGFESSFGDIARNKKGEIPVHAKRALEGFLDLT
- a CDS encoding ParA family protein is translated as MAVVISVANQKGGVGKTTLTMNLGCALASKGKRVLLVDIDPQFNLTFGLIGMEVLNYENSNVGTLMTRESEINDAIVEISNDLHLLPSHLNLSVKEIEIINAYNRERRLEKALTPVLPDYDYVLIDNPPSMGIFLVNSLTASDYVLIPLELSYFGVIGMQLMFNLMRMIREETNENLKLLGLVPNKFTRQTKVPKTRLKELKEAYPDAPILKTIPKAIALEKAQGKGMSIFEFENDGRAAKAFMKLAREVVRIAEG
- a CDS encoding CopG family transcriptional regulator yields the protein MPRDKLPKLFDGSVNELTKPSRLKAGDRSRSSLKSEKKQKTLYVTLDMNRKLIELYGEEGRRQSTIVEDAVNLYYYLKKALGEKKFNELLSAVGREDPEFLAEYISKLRV